A stretch of the Paenibacillus dendritiformis genome encodes the following:
- a CDS encoding lytic polysaccharide monooxygenase gives MNQLRVWNPLASKVSPLFVAFGAVLAAFFCMMVFAEQASAHGYIESPHSRAYQCKLGENTNCGLVQYEPQSIEAKGNFPIGGPEDGHIAGGGVFPELDAQSSTRWNKVNMNGGNNTFTWNLTAPHATKEWKYYITKKDWNPNQPLTRAQLEPDPFCYYNDGGKKPDKSVSHQCSVPTDRSGYYIILGVWEIADTGNAFYQVIDVNLNNGSGGVAPSVPAGVASPSQTETSISLTWSPSSSPNGIQQYEVYRNGTLAGTTAQTSYTDTGLTENTSYTYTVRAVDTAGNKSQPSPALTVKTLGDSGSQYPAWDASKTYVGGDRVSHNGAVYEARWWTSGEEPGQAEVWKKL, from the coding sequence ATGAATCAGTTGCGAGTATGGAATCCGCTAGCATCCAAAGTATCCCCGCTGTTTGTCGCTTTTGGCGCTGTCTTGGCCGCCTTCTTCTGCATGATGGTGTTCGCTGAGCAGGCGTCCGCTCATGGCTATATCGAATCCCCGCACAGCCGCGCCTATCAATGCAAGCTCGGGGAGAACACCAATTGCGGACTCGTACAATACGAGCCTCAGAGCATCGAAGCGAAGGGCAACTTCCCGATCGGCGGTCCGGAAGATGGCCATATCGCCGGGGGCGGCGTGTTCCCGGAATTGGATGCCCAATCTTCTACCCGCTGGAATAAAGTCAATATGAACGGCGGCAACAACACCTTTACTTGGAATTTGACGGCGCCGCATGCCACGAAAGAATGGAAATACTATATTACGAAAAAAGACTGGAATCCAAATCAGCCATTGACCCGGGCCCAGCTTGAGCCGGATCCGTTCTGTTACTATAATGACGGCGGGAAAAAGCCTGACAAGTCCGTATCTCATCAATGCAGCGTACCGACAGATCGCAGCGGCTATTATATCATCCTCGGTGTCTGGGAAATTGCCGATACCGGCAATGCCTTCTATCAAGTCATTGACGTCAACTTGAACAATGGTTCCGGCGGCGTGGCGCCATCGGTTCCTGCAGGCGTAGCTTCGCCTTCGCAGACGGAGACGAGCATCTCCTTGACATGGAGCCCTTCTTCAAGCCCGAATGGAATCCAGCAGTACGAAGTATACCGCAACGGCACACTGGCCGGAACGACGGCACAGACCTCGTACACCGATACGGGATTAACGGAGAATACTTCCTACACATACACAGTAAGAGCCGTCGATACGGCAGGAAACAAATCGCAGCCCTCCCCGGCCCTGACCGTCAAAACGTTGGGCGACAGCGGTTCGCAATATCCAGCTTGGGACGCAAGCAAGACCTACGTTGGAGGCGACCGGGTATCGCATAATGGCGCTGTCTACGAGGCGCGCTGGTGGACATCCGGCGAAGAGCCAGGCCAAGCGGAAGTATGGAAAAAGCTCTAG